The following are encoded in a window of Planctomycetota bacterium genomic DNA:
- the tgt gene encoding tRNA guanosine(34) transglycosylase Tgt: MNEAFSFNIIAKDKSSQARSGEWNTPHGPIRTPAFMPVGTNATVKALTPQQLKDCNVSVLICNAYHLHRRPGEKIVAQMGGLHRFMNWPGPILTDSGGFQVFSLAELTEVSDDGVEFKDPINGDTIMFTPEKVMEIEEALGADIIVQFDQPVAYPATYEATKEATLRSIKWAQACLKAKSRPDQMLLGIVQGGIFKDLRELSTKSLLDMGFTGLAIGGLSVGEGSELMFESIRAIRHLIPPEYPVYLMGVGTPEDIVKAVELGVDLFDCVLPTRNGRNGYGFTANGSIRIRNLQYQSDQSALDSECKCYTCTNFTRSYLRHLFQSEEMLGPTLLSMHNVYYFQSLMKQMRGKILNKD; encoded by the coding sequence ATGAACGAAGCATTCAGTTTCAATATCATCGCTAAGGATAAATCATCCCAGGCCCGGTCCGGGGAATGGAATACCCCGCATGGACCAATCCGCACCCCGGCGTTTATGCCGGTCGGCACCAACGCTACGGTCAAGGCGCTCACACCACAGCAATTAAAGGACTGTAACGTCTCGGTGCTTATCTGCAACGCTTATCATTTGCATCGCAGGCCGGGCGAGAAGATAGTGGCGCAGATGGGTGGACTGCATAGGTTCATGAATTGGCCCGGCCCGATTCTGACCGACAGCGGCGGGTTCCAGGTGTTCTCGCTGGCGGAATTAACCGAGGTATCGGACGACGGCGTGGAATTCAAGGACCCGATTAACGGCGACACCATCATGTTCACACCGGAAAAGGTGATGGAGATAGAAGAAGCGCTGGGCGCGGATATCATCGTCCAGTTTGACCAGCCCGTGGCCTATCCGGCGACATACGAAGCCACCAAAGAGGCTACCCTGCGCAGTATAAAATGGGCTCAAGCATGCCTCAAGGCCAAGAGCCGTCCGGACCAGATGCTCCTGGGTATTGTCCAGGGCGGGATATTTAAAGACCTGCGTGAGCTGTCCACCAAATCGCTCTTGGATATGGGATTTACCGGTCTGGCCATCGGTGGCTTAAGCGTGGGCGAGGGCAGTGAACTGATGTTCGAATCCATTAGGGCCATCAGGCATTTAATCCCGCCGGAATACCCGGTCTATCTGATGGGCGTGGGTACGCCTGAGGATATAGTCAAGGCCGTGGAGTTGGGTGTGGACCTGTTTGACTGCGTTCTGCCTACCCGCAACGGACGCAATGGCTATGGGTTTACCGCTAACGGTAGTATTAGGATTAGGAACCTGCAATACCAGTCAGACCAATCTGCGCTGGACTCGGAGTGCAAATGCTACACTTGTACCAATTTCACCCGGTCATACCTGAGGCATCTGTTCCAGTCAGAGGAGATGCTTGGTCCGACCTTGCTGTCTATGCATAATGTTTATTATTTCCAGTCGTTGATGAAACAGATGAGGGGAAAGATATTGAATAAAGATTAA
- a CDS encoding SpoIID/LytB domain-containing protein, whose translation MRDITKNKDTGCRMQDTGNKAPVLVFLCAFAVIILVAGCASNGSASSFYRYETAKKVLSEPPYLQVLLAEYGNADSAVIKVGAAYALYPYLDNRANKFIGPQPLSKQNAMFEPVKVSNNDGDIVLGGVSNFFGNDIVLVPASSSALILVGKRNYKGRLRIKALPNNKIALVNIIDMESYLPGVVSNEMDESWPQDSLAAQAISARSFAFYRIKQSAVGQSKKLFDYDLTDDIYSQVYRGEERTGPKTRQAAEQTRGIILSYDAMIFNCLFHDTCGGHTEPGDLVWGGTVVPPLKGRPCGFCYHSKHSQWKVEFTQPEIIKALDLKGEIDDILITKVAPGGHIVELALKISGRAEPITFQAQKFRIALNPNKLKSTLFKVTKKGVLFEFTGRGWGHAVGMCQEGTRGMSENGFTPLQVLEYYYPQARVVKIY comes from the coding sequence ATGAGAGATATAACAAAAAATAAGGATACAGGATGCAGGATGCAGGATACAGGAAATAAGGCGCCTGTTCTGGTGTTCCTTTGTGCCTTTGCGGTAATAATCTTGGTTGCCGGCTGCGCTTCCAACGGCTCGGCGTCATCGTTTTACCGCTATGAGACGGCCAAAAAGGTATTGAGCGAGCCGCCGTATCTACAGGTTTTGCTGGCCGAATACGGCAATGCTGATTCGGCCGTTATCAAGGTCGGCGCTGCCTATGCCTTATATCCTTATCTGGACAATCGGGCCAATAAATTCATTGGCCCGCAGCCGTTATCAAAGCAGAATGCCATGTTTGAGCCGGTCAAGGTATCAAACAATGACGGCGATATCGTGCTGGGCGGGGTAAGCAATTTCTTTGGCAATGATATCGTGCTGGTGCCGGCCAGCAGTTCAGCCCTGATTTTGGTGGGCAAACGGAATTACAAGGGTCGCCTGAGGATAAAGGCCCTGCCCAATAACAAGATTGCTCTGGTCAATATCATTGATATGGAAAGTTACCTGCCCGGCGTGGTCTCCAACGAGATGGACGAATCTTGGCCCCAGGATTCGCTGGCGGCTCAGGCCATATCGGCCCGGTCATTTGCTTTTTACCGCATCAAGCAATCGGCCGTGGGGCAGTCCAAGAAGCTGTTTGACTATGACCTGACCGACGACATCTATTCCCAGGTCTATCGGGGCGAGGAGCGGACCGGTCCCAAGACCAGGCAAGCCGCAGAACAGACCCGGGGCATTATCCTGAGTTATGATGCCATGATTTTCAACTGCCTGTTCCATGATACCTGCGGTGGGCATACCGAGCCCGGTGATTTGGTCTGGGGCGGAACGGTTGTTCCGCCGCTTAAGGGACGCCCCTGCGGTTTCTGTTACCATTCCAAGCACTCGCAGTGGAAGGTTGAATTCACCCAGCCGGAGATTATCAAGGCGCTGGACCTGAAAGGCGAAATCGATGATATATTGATAACCAAGGTTGCGCCGGGCGGGCATATCGTGGAACTGGCGCTTAAAATATCCGGCCGGGCCGAGCCGATTACCTTCCAGGCCCAGAAATTCAGGATTGCCCTGAATCCCAATAAACTCAAGAGCACGCTTTTTAAGGTGACTAAGAAAGGCGTCTTGTTCGAATTCACCGGCCGGGGCTGGGGCCATGCTGTCGGTATGTGCCAGGAAGGCACGCGCGGCATGTCCGAAAACGGATTCACCCCGCTCCAGGTCCTGGAGTATTATTACCCCCAGGCCAGGGTGGTTAAGATTTATTAG
- a CDS encoding dihydroorotate dehydrogenase electron transfer subunit produces MTIKSTIDARVISNKPLQKGRACKYFRMALALNKPVKKVIPGQFVHIRLESKEHVLPRPFTIFDVKDKGRVIEVVYQVVGKGTELMSYLRPGHKVWVLCPLGNGFKIDKKIGMHVLVGGGIGAAGLYLLLKEMTVQRIKNIYVFIGARSKDDLCLLPDFKKLSKDIVVATEDGSLGTKGLITSSLENFLNKFVIRPSSLGISLYACGPRGMSEAVRKLAIARNIPAQLSLEARMACGVGLCRVCVCRTTKGYATVCEDGPVFDAQDLA; encoded by the coding sequence ATGACAATAAAGTCAACAATAGATGCCAGGGTGATATCCAACAAGCCACTGCAAAAGGGCAGGGCGTGCAAATATTTCCGGATGGCGCTGGCGTTGAATAAACCAGTCAAAAAGGTTATTCCGGGCCAGTTCGTGCATATCAGGTTAGAGTCGAAAGAACACGTCCTGCCCAGGCCGTTTACCATATTTGACGTGAAAGATAAGGGTAGGGTTATTGAGGTGGTCTATCAGGTAGTGGGCAAAGGCACGGAATTGATGTCGTATCTTAGGCCGGGCCACAAAGTCTGGGTCTTGTGTCCACTGGGCAACGGATTTAAAATAGATAAGAAGATTGGGATGCATGTCCTGGTTGGCGGTGGTATCGGCGCGGCCGGATTATATCTGCTATTAAAGGAAATGACGGTCCAGCGGATAAAGAACATCTATGTCTTTATCGGCGCCCGGAGCAAAGACGACCTGTGCTTGTTGCCTGACTTCAAAAAGCTATCTAAGGACATAGTCGTAGCCACCGAAGATGGCTCTTTGGGTACTAAAGGTCTAATTACCTCTTCATTAGAGAATTTCCTGAACAAATTCGTCATTAGGCCTTCGTCATTAGGCATTTCTTTATATGCCTGCGGTCCTCGTGGAATGTCTGAGGCCGTCCGGAAACTCGCCATAGCCCGGAACATCCCAGCCCAGCTTTCCCTGGAAGCCCGGATGGCCTGCGGCGTGGGTTTATGCCGGGTGTGCGTCTGCCGGACTACCAAAGGGTATGCCACGGTCTGCGAAGACGGCCCGGTGTTTGATGCCCAGGACCTGGCCTAA
- a CDS encoding epoxyqueuosine reductase QueH encodes MNNLLLHICCGVCAVGLINKFKQDGIKVTGYFYNPNIHPFMEFRKRLRAVEVLSEQEKMPIHYETSYGLDEFLVAVAPYAKIYEKNRCLKCYEMRLIKTAQKARELGCDSFASTLMVSPQQDQDAIRNIGEKVAKAVGIGFKYEVVTDLYHECKELAKKRQLYRQQYCGCVFSEYERYNKK; translated from the coding sequence ATGAACAATCTGCTTCTTCACATCTGCTGCGGAGTGTGTGCCGTGGGATTAATCAATAAGTTTAAGCAGGATGGCATTAAGGTTACCGGCTACTTTTATAATCCCAATATCCACCCATTTATGGAATTCCGGAAACGCTTGAGGGCGGTTGAGGTCTTATCCGAGCAGGAGAAAATGCCGATACATTATGAGACCTCCTATGGGTTGGATGAATTCCTGGTTGCCGTGGCGCCTTATGCGAAGATATACGAAAAGAACCGATGCCTGAAATGCTATGAGATGCGGTTGATTAAGACCGCCCAGAAGGCCAGGGAATTAGGATGCGATTCGTTCGCCTCGACCCTGATGGTCAGCCCGCAACAGGACCAGGACGCTATTAGAAATATCGGAGAAAAGGTTGCCAAGGCAGTTGGAATTGGTTTTAAGTATGAGGTAGTGACCGATTTGTATCATGAATGCAAAGAACTGGCCAAGAAACGCCAGTTATACCGCCAGCAGTATTGCGGGTGTGTGTTCAGCGAGTATGAGAGATATAACAAAAAATAA